The genomic window TAAGCAATATTCTGCAAGTTGCGGAGGAATTGACAGAAGACCAGCATTTACCTGCCTTGTCCTATCTGGATGAACTGGGCCTACAGGAGCAGTCCAAAGTAGACGCTATCGGATATGCAGTCAGAAAGCGTAAAGCTGAGATTGATTTCCTGAAGCAGGAGGAAGAGAGACTGCGCCACAGGCGTAAGTCTATGGAGAAAAGACTTGAAGAGTTCCGGGAGTATCTGTTGATTATTCTGAACCGGCATAAGCTTACAAAGATAAAGGGCCTATCCAGTACACTTTTTATCAGGACCGTAAATGCCGTAAACATCTTAGACCTTGGTGGCATCCCGGAGAAGTTTAAGAAGATAATAACTGAGGTAAGGGTTGATAAGCGAGGCATAGCCGAAGAATTAAAAAATGGCTGGCATATTCCGGGTGCCCAGCTGGAAAAGAGACAATCATTAACCATAAGATAGGAGGCAGCATGTTTGTAAAAGCAAAACGAAGTCAGTCTAAATTAAGACTGGGCTTAATAGGCCCCAGCGGGTCAGGTAAGACATACAGCGCACTGTTAATAGCCAAGGGCCTGGGAGGAAAGATTGCCATGCTGGATAGTGAAAGAGGCTCTGGCTCTCTGTATTCAGACCTGGTGGACTATGACATATCTGATCTAAGCCCGCCCTACACCCCGGAGCGCTACATACAGGCTATAACAGAAGCTGAAAAGGCAGGCTATAACGTACTGATTATTGACTCATTATCTCATGCATGGTCAGGCCAGGGCGGTATCCTGGAGTTCGTGGACCGGGCTTCACAGGTTGTAAAAAATAACTTTGCGGCCTGGCGTGAGGCCAGCCCAAAGCATAATTCTCTGGTAGATGCCATACTGGGAGCTGATCTGCACGTCATAGTTACCATGCGCAGCAAGACAGCCTGGGAAGTCCAGAAAGATGAGAAGACTGGTAAGACAAGGCCTGTCAAGATCGGACTGGCCCCAGTCCAACGTGATGGTCTGGAATATGAGTTTACCTGTGTTCTGGAACTATCAGTTGACGGACATATTGCTACGGCCAGTAAGGACAGAACAGGTCTTTTTGACGGCCGTTATATTACGCCGGATATCGAGACAGGCAAGATGCTCAAAGATTGGCTAGTCGGTAGTACAGCTAAACCTGCGGACCTGATAAACGACATTATGGCTCATCTGTTCAAGCTTGGACTGGGATCAAGACTTTCTGAATACGAGGCATATATTCAGGCGAAATACAACACTGACCTTAAGAGTCTTCCCTATAAGTACATCCTGGAACAGCTTGCTAACCTGGAAAGATGCCATACGGACCAGGATTTACTGTCTAAGTTTCGTGACTATTTAACTAAGCAGGCAGCATGAGGTGAAGATCAGATGCAAAAGATAAATACCAAGAAGGATGATCGTCAGGCAGTAGGCCAGCTGATAATAGCTGTTGCAACTCTTATCTGGAAGTTATTCAAACCAGTGAAACGATAATATAGGAGGTAGATATGTGGTCAGTAATCAAGATGGGCAAATTTCTGGGTGCGGATGTGTCTGAGTCAGAGCATGTCTTTGAAAATGAAACTAAAGCACGTGAGTACGCTGCTCTGATAATCAGGCAGTCCGGTGTGTACGGAGTTATGATTGAGTTCTATGAACATAATTAGCTTAGGGAGGTAAGAATATGGACTTACAGGATGCTCATGGAGTTTCAAGGATAGGCTCCAAACTCAGATATGAAATTCGCAGAAATAAACAGTCCTTCCACAAGCGTAAGCACATCTTCTGGAAAAGACAGTGTTTAGTTTTGTGGTGCGCTGTTGTAGTTCTGATTGGCTTTGTAATCCTCTGGTAAAAGTCTGAGTAAAAAAGAAGGGACAAACAAGCGCCCTTCTTTTAGCCTGACATACCCTTAGAAGCCAATAACTATACACGTAGCTGCCCCTTTTTGGACACGCAGATGTTTTGGTGACTTCAGGTATGGGATGCATCTATGAACTTATAGCGGTCAAAATTGTCTACTATCGAACAATATCAAGTTTAATGAAACAAAAACAATAAAACTTCATATTTACCTACCAGAGTGAAGGTAGCGGGGTTGAGGGCAACAGATACAGCACTGGTTTTATTGGATATTTTTAGGCTGAAAAGCCCAATATCAACTTTATTCAAAAAGTTGAGATTCGGGTTTTAACTGAAAATCCTCCTTGCCAAAATAGAATATCTGCCTTAATTCTACTCTAACTGGCATTTTGAAACAATGAAAATGTATAGGTGAGCATATGGAAACACAAAGATATGAACAAATTTTATCTGATATCCAGACCCTGCCTCTTTCTGAACAACTCCTGCTATTAGAACAGACAGCCTCATTAGTAAGAAACAAAGCGACCACTGTATCTAAGCCCAGGAGCATCATGGAACTAAAGGGAATGGGAAAGGATCTCTGGAAAGATATTGATGTAGATAAATACATTACTGAGGAAAGGGCATCATGGAGTGGGTGAAGAAACTTTCAGGGACTACTATCGGGCTTGATACTGCTCCTCTAATTTATTTCATCGAGGAAAAATCACCCTATCTTTCTGTATTAGAACCTTTTTTTGTTGAAATGGAAAAGGGGTCATTGTTAGTGTCAACTTCAACCATAACCTTGCTTGAAGTTCTGGTATATCCATTACGTTTAGGCAATTATTCTCTGGCATCTAACTATAAAGACATTTTACTTAATTCAAAGATGATCACCGTTGAAATATCTCATTCTATCTCGGAGCGAGCCGCCAGCCTAAGAGCAAAGCATAATATAAGAACTCCAGATGCATTACAGATAAGTGCAGCCATTGAAACAGGAGCAGCCTACTTCCTTACAAATGATCTTAGGCTACCAACAATCCCTTCAATTGAAATAATCACCCTTGATAGCTTGATTTAATTCCCAAAGGCCACCCCGACTAACCAGGGGTGGCCTCCATGCACATCACATCTAAATCACGCAGCCTTACCCAGCGGTACGGAATTCACTGCTTCCTTCAGGGTTTCCTCTGCAAGATGCGCATAGCGCATAGTGGTTTCAATCTTACTGTGACCGAGCAAGGCTCCAACCTCATATATCGAACGCCCAGCGTTAATCAGGAAGCTGGCGAAGCTGTGCCGGAGGGTATGCAGCTTTACGTCTTCCAGACAAGCTTTTTCTCTGGCAGTAAACCATGACCTGTAAACTGAGGTAAATGGCTTCCCGGTATCAGGGTTCGGGAATACATACAGACCTGTGCGCTCAAGACCTTCCAGCACACCTACAGCGCTGTCAGAAAGAGGAACTGTCCGGGGCTTACCACTTTTTGTAAACGGGAACCTGATGGATTTCCTTTGAAGATCAACGTCCTCCCATCTGGCATTCAGGATCTCACTTTTCCGGGCTCCAGTCAGGATCAGCATGAGGATTATCGGCTCAAGCAAAGGGTTTTCACTCTCTCTTATGGCCACGCATAGCCTTTCGAGTTCTTCCGGGGTCAGGTAACGTTCCTGGACATTGTTCTCTTCAAACTTCTTGATACCGTCACAAGGGTTTTTACTGATCCCTTGCACCTCCCATTTCAAGAAGCCAACAGGGACAGACAAAATATGCTTTACTAAAATCTCTGGAATAACACCCATGAAAACGGCCCTTATAACCGGCATTACCGGCCAGAGGAGCCAACTGTGACATTATGTTGCCAGTATCCTGCTATACACAGATTTACCCCGCCTGCTTTTTTCATCCGGTTTTTAAGCTTTAAAAAAAGAAGCCAACAGGTTGATTAGTTGACTTTTAATCAGATATGCCCTGGAAAATGAGCTTCCAATGTTTGGAGTGTGCCGGGGTCTGCAGATCATGGCTCACTATTTTGGATATAAGGTTACTGCCTGCACTGGTCATGCAGGTACAAGGCATGAAGTAAGTATTGATGGGGAAGAACATACGGTAAATTCCTACCACGACAACTGCGGACCTCTTGAAATTAACCCGCCGCTTATACCATACCCTTTGCCAGAGACAATCAGGACCGTATTGAAGGCTTCTATCACCAGGACAAACCTCTGATGGCTGTAATGTGGCATCCTGAGAGGGAGGACCAGGTGTCTGAGCTTGACGTACAATTGATCAGAAAGTTTTTTGGTTTACCCCTGTAAATTTGCCTGTTAAGTATTTCTTCGTACCAACACACGAGGATATTACTTTGTACATATTTTACGTAGATGAGACAGGAAACCTGGATACCCACGGTATACATCCCGGGATGGATTATTCAGCTTCTCCCAAAGACTGGTTGTATGTATTAACAGCTTTGGGGATATTTGAACATAACTGGCGCAAGTTTTATGATCCTATAGCCGCCAAAAAGAAAATACTGCTCCAGGTTCATAATGCAGGCCAGGTTTCACTTGATGAGTGCGAGA from Desulfonatronovibrio magnus includes these protein-coding regions:
- a CDS encoding siphovirus Gp157 family protein; this translates as MPTLDAIQEEISNILQVAEELTEDQHLPALSYLDELGLQEQSKVDAIGYAVRKRKAEIDFLKQEEERLRHRRKSMEKRLEEFREYLLIILNRHKLTKIKGLSSTLFIRTVNAVNILDLGGIPEKFKKIITEVRVDKRGIAEELKNGWHIPGAQLEKRQSLTIR
- a CDS encoding ATP-binding protein → MFVKAKRSQSKLRLGLIGPSGSGKTYSALLIAKGLGGKIAMLDSERGSGSLYSDLVDYDISDLSPPYTPERYIQAITEAEKAGYNVLIIDSLSHAWSGQGGILEFVDRASQVVKNNFAAWREASPKHNSLVDAILGADLHVIVTMRSKTAWEVQKDEKTGKTRPVKIGLAPVQRDGLEYEFTCVLELSVDGHIATASKDRTGLFDGRYITPDIETGKMLKDWLVGSTAKPADLINDIMAHLFKLGLGSRLSEYEAYIQAKYNTDLKSLPYKYILEQLANLERCHTDQDLLSKFRDYLTKQAA
- a CDS encoding type II toxin-antitoxin system VapC family toxin produces the protein MEWVKKLSGTTIGLDTAPLIYFIEEKSPYLSVLEPFFVEMEKGSLLVSTSTITLLEVLVYPLRLGNYSLASNYKDILLNSKMITVEISHSISERAASLRAKHNIRTPDALQISAAIETGAAYFLTNDLRLPTIPSIEIITLDSLI
- a CDS encoding site-specific integrase, with product MQGISKNPCDGIKKFEENNVQERYLTPEELERLCVAIRESENPLLEPIILMLILTGARKSEILNARWEDVDLQRKSIRFPFTKSGKPRTVPLSDSAVGVLEGLERTGLYVFPNPDTGKPFTSVYRSWFTAREKACLEDVKLHTLRHSFASFLINAGRSIYEVGALLGHSKIETTMRYAHLAEETLKEAVNSVPLGKAA
- a CDS encoding glutamine amidotransferase-related protein; the encoded protein is MRYALENELPMFGVCRGLQIMAHYFGYKVTACTGHAGTRHEVSIDGEEHTVNSYHDNCGPLEINPPLIPYPLPETIRTVLKASITRTNL